One genomic window of Conyzicola nivalis includes the following:
- the pstA gene encoding phosphate ABC transporter permease PstA: MTVIDESRRASDADIALFEVEEVTPRTNTPNPGDTAIGARRTLRSATLDERFNIIGALVAAIALATLLFGWFTPLTGAVGWVVVAFVSFIAFYSLLVSLRSDAQEVRDRIMTVLLVSAGVVLFSALVFVVAYTIIRAQDALPHLNFITETMQLTGPLDPLTMGGIQHAIIGTIIQISIALAITIPLGIITAVFLNEVGGRFARFVRTISDAMTALPSIVAGLFVYAAIIQLITHQRSGFAAAMALTVMMLPIVIRSSDVVLRLVPGNLREASYALGTTRWRTVWHVVLPTARSGLVTAVILGTARGIGETSPVLLTSGITSVTNYNPFAGPMISLPLQVFDFVKSPEPAMVARGFGTAAVLLLLVLGLFTVARLIGGRGPGQLSDAQRKRVAAASAEDMERMANAGSATPVAERRKPAHVASAPRLPETQPEHLPKEPSQ; encoded by the coding sequence ATGACCGTTATCGACGAATCACGCCGCGCGAGCGACGCAGACATCGCCCTCTTCGAGGTCGAAGAGGTGACCCCGCGCACGAATACCCCGAATCCGGGAGACACCGCGATCGGCGCCCGCCGCACGCTGCGCAGCGCCACGCTCGACGAGCGTTTCAACATCATCGGCGCGCTCGTCGCCGCCATCGCGCTGGCGACTCTGCTGTTCGGCTGGTTCACGCCGCTCACCGGGGCCGTCGGCTGGGTGGTCGTGGCGTTCGTGTCGTTCATCGCGTTCTACAGCCTGCTCGTCTCCCTGCGCTCCGACGCCCAGGAGGTGCGCGACCGCATCATGACCGTGCTGCTCGTCAGCGCGGGCGTCGTGCTGTTCAGCGCCCTCGTCTTCGTGGTCGCGTACACGATCATCCGGGCCCAAGACGCCCTGCCGCACCTCAACTTCATCACCGAGACGATGCAGCTCACCGGGCCGCTCGACCCGCTGACCATGGGCGGCATCCAGCACGCCATCATCGGCACGATCATCCAGATCTCGATCGCGCTCGCGATCACCATCCCCCTCGGGATCATCACGGCCGTGTTCCTCAACGAGGTCGGCGGACGGTTCGCGCGCTTCGTGCGCACGATTTCGGATGCCATGACCGCGTTGCCGTCGATCGTCGCGGGGCTCTTCGTGTACGCCGCGATCATCCAGCTCATCACCCACCAGCGGTCGGGCTTCGCCGCCGCGATGGCGCTGACCGTGATGATGCTGCCGATCGTGATCCGCTCCTCCGACGTCGTATTGCGCCTCGTGCCCGGCAACCTGCGCGAGGCGTCGTACGCGCTGGGAACGACGCGCTGGCGCACCGTGTGGCACGTCGTGCTTCCGACGGCCCGATCCGGACTCGTCACCGCGGTGATCCTCGGCACGGCCCGGGGGATCGGCGAGACCTCGCCCGTGCTTCTGACCTCCGGCATCACCTCCGTCACGAACTACAACCCGTTCGCCGGACCGATGATCTCCCTCCCGTTGCAGGTCTTCGACTTCGTCAAGTCGCCCGAGCCCGCGATGGTGGCGCGAGGCTTCGGCACCGCCGCCGTGCTGTTGCTGCTCGTGCTCGGGCTGTTCACCGTCGCCCGCCTCATTGGCGGTCGCGGCCCCGGCCAGCTCTCCGACGCGCAGCGCAAGCGCGTCGCGGCCGCGTCTGCCGAAGACATGGAGCGCATGGCGAACGCTGGTTCGGCCACGCCCGTCGCCGAACGCCGAAAGCCCGCCCACGTGGCATCCGCACCCCGACTTCCCGAAACACAACCCGAACACCTCCCGAAGGAGCCGTCCCAGTGA
- a CDS encoding LacI family DNA-binding transcriptional regulator encodes MANIHDVARAAGVSISTVSYAISGKRSIAATTRRRVEEAVLALDYRPNAGARMLKGTRTNLLALSAPLHAGSHGPAHMAFVLAVINAARTFDYDVVLLTQDDATSGLRRVASSALVDGIILLDVSQDDERIELVRTLNVPTALVGVPRVTDELVCVDLDFERAAELSVQTLAAQGHTQIGLVGQDPLIYERGSNFPHRFRAAFEAEALRLGIDAAFVPSRENTASVRAAVDELAAELPAMTGLILHCNEPVQSMVLEVLDQRGIRIPADMSVISACSSFDTVHLNPPLDVIPLPASDTCGRAVALLMEQLSTGVEPRVELLPPTLVEHGSTAARQRV; translated from the coding sequence ATGGCCAACATTCACGACGTCGCTCGCGCGGCGGGTGTCTCCATCAGCACCGTCTCGTACGCCATCAGCGGCAAGCGTTCGATCGCCGCCACCACCCGTCGCCGGGTCGAAGAGGCCGTTCTCGCCCTCGACTACCGGCCCAATGCCGGCGCGCGCATGCTCAAGGGAACGCGCACGAACCTGCTCGCCCTGAGCGCTCCCCTGCACGCCGGATCGCACGGCCCGGCCCACATGGCATTCGTCCTCGCGGTCATCAATGCCGCACGCACGTTCGACTACGACGTGGTGCTCTTGACTCAGGATGACGCGACCAGCGGTCTGCGCCGGGTGGCCAGTTCGGCGCTCGTCGACGGGATCATCCTGCTCGACGTGTCACAGGACGACGAGCGCATCGAGCTCGTGCGCACGCTCAACGTGCCGACGGCGCTCGTCGGCGTTCCGCGGGTCACCGACGAGCTGGTCTGCGTCGACCTCGACTTCGAGCGCGCGGCAGAACTCAGCGTGCAGACGCTGGCGGCCCAGGGGCACACGCAAATCGGCCTCGTCGGCCAGGACCCGCTGATCTACGAGCGCGGGTCGAACTTCCCGCACCGGTTCCGCGCGGCGTTCGAGGCCGAGGCCCTGCGCCTGGGCATCGATGCCGCGTTCGTGCCCTCGCGTGAGAACACCGCGAGCGTCCGCGCGGCCGTCGACGAGCTGGCGGCCGAACTGCCGGCGATGACCGGCCTGATTCTGCACTGCAACGAACCCGTGCAGTCGATGGTGCTCGAGGTACTCGACCAGCGTGGCATCCGGATACCCGCCGACATGTCGGTGATCTCCGCCTGCTCCAGCTTCGACACCGTCCACCTGAACCCGCCCCTCGACGTGATCCCGCTCCCCGCGAGCGACACCTGCGGTCGCGCCGTCGCGCTCCTGATGGAGCAGCTCTCCACCGGCGTCGAGCCGCGTGTCGAACTTCTCCCTCCCACCCTGGTCGAGCACGGCTCGACCGCCGCCCGCCAGCGGGTCTAA
- a CDS encoding protein kinase domain-containing protein gives MVADGLISGRFRLAELLGTGGSASVFAAVDTRDDTSVALKILHPHLSSDDAARQALFAEARAAESLKHPNIVGVLDVGVHDDSLAWIALELVTGVSLGEYLDERGPLGAADALTVVRGILLALGAAHDSGLIHRDVSPANVMISVSPDRGIEVADVRLVDFGLADAAGRPALSAGGNGGPAGVVGNANYLSPEQAEGREIDARGDLYQVGAVLYFALTGTPPFERATIVETMRAHVSTPPPVPSVGRAGVPRGVDRLVVKAMLKHPEARFQSAREMLAAIDALTPAAAADSRTLLLAAPTEAGRIYTTRMLTARPPASRPTPVRAPLAPVVPVPPVPPTPTPEGRSPAWAILGALVVIVGAIAWILSATAVTPPRALDAADAATLPTPSVTAVSPTPTAPAQQPVAATVAVPDVTGGTVAAAGARLAGVALTLGSIAEESSTAPAGTVLRTSPEPASAQNPGTAVNLVVASGFNAVPSTVGLTRDAAIAAVQAAGFTAQFVVETDTATPRGNVLRSEPGEATSLELGRPVTIVVATSPAPIATPSAAPTPVPTSTTAPPTGG, from the coding sequence GTGGTAGCCGACGGGCTCATCTCGGGCCGGTTCCGCCTCGCCGAGCTGCTCGGCACGGGCGGCTCCGCCTCGGTGTTCGCGGCCGTCGACACCCGCGACGACACCTCGGTGGCGCTCAAGATCCTGCACCCGCACCTCTCGTCCGACGATGCGGCACGGCAGGCGCTGTTCGCCGAGGCGCGCGCCGCCGAGAGCCTCAAGCACCCGAACATCGTGGGTGTGCTCGACGTCGGCGTGCACGACGATTCGCTGGCCTGGATCGCGCTCGAGCTGGTCACCGGCGTCAGCCTCGGCGAGTACCTCGACGAGCGTGGGCCGCTCGGTGCCGCCGACGCGCTGACGGTGGTCCGCGGCATCCTGCTCGCCCTCGGCGCAGCGCACGACAGCGGACTCATCCATCGCGACGTCTCTCCGGCGAACGTGATGATCTCGGTCTCGCCCGATCGGGGAATCGAGGTGGCCGATGTTCGCCTCGTCGACTTCGGGCTGGCGGATGCCGCGGGTCGGCCCGCGCTGTCGGCCGGCGGAAACGGGGGCCCGGCCGGCGTCGTCGGCAACGCGAACTATCTCTCGCCCGAGCAGGCCGAGGGGCGCGAGATCGACGCGCGCGGGGACCTCTACCAGGTCGGTGCCGTGCTCTATTTCGCGCTCACCGGAACGCCGCCATTCGAGCGCGCCACGATCGTCGAGACGATGCGCGCACACGTGTCGACCCCGCCGCCGGTGCCGTCGGTGGGGCGTGCGGGTGTGCCCCGCGGTGTCGACCGACTCGTCGTGAAGGCGATGCTCAAACACCCGGAGGCGCGATTCCAGTCGGCGCGCGAGATGCTCGCCGCCATCGATGCGCTGACCCCCGCCGCGGCTGCGGACTCGCGGACGCTGCTGCTCGCCGCCCCCACCGAAGCCGGGCGCATCTACACCACCCGAATGCTCACCGCCCGGCCGCCCGCGAGCCGTCCGACACCCGTGCGCGCGCCCCTGGCGCCCGTGGTTCCCGTGCCCCCGGTACCGCCGACGCCCACACCCGAGGGGCGCTCGCCTGCCTGGGCCATTCTCGGCGCACTCGTCGTGATCGTCGGGGCCATCGCCTGGATCCTCTCCGCGACCGCCGTGACCCCGCCGCGCGCCTTGGACGCGGCCGACGCCGCAACGCTGCCCACCCCGAGCGTGACCGCCGTCAGCCCGACCCCGACCGCCCCTGCTCAGCAACCCGTCGCGGCGACCGTAGCGGTCCCGGATGTCACGGGCGGCACCGTCGCCGCGGCGGGCGCCCGGCTGGCCGGCGTAGCGCTCACACTCGGCTCGATCGCGGAGGAGTCCTCGACCGCCCCCGCCGGCACCGTGCTGAGAACCTCGCCCGAGCCGGCCAGCGCGCAGAATCCCGGCACGGCCGTGAACCTCGTGGTGGCGAGCGGGTTCAACGCGGTGCCCTCCACCGTCGGCCTCACGCGGGACGCGGCGATAGCCGCGGTCCAGGCCGCCGGCTTCACGGCGCAGTTCGTGGTCGAGACCGACACGGCGACCCCGCGCGGCAACGTCCTGCGCAGCGAACCGGGGGAGGCGACATCCCTCGAACTCGGGCGCCCGGTGACGATCGTCGTCGCCACTTCGCCGGCGCCGATCGCGACGCCCTCGGCGGCGCCGACGCCCGTTCCGACGAGCACGACGGCGCCTCCGACGGGCGGATAG
- a CDS encoding ABC transporter substrate-binding protein yields MKKNTRHAAAIAAFAVSAIVLAGCSGGGSESDDNTLTLWHFESDTSAMGIAWEEAIKVFEEETGATVDFEEKSFEQIRSTASQVLNSNEAPDILEYNKGNATAGLLASQGLLSSLDDAYDEYGWADKLAPSLQTTARYDDKGIMGDGSFYGVPNYGEFVEVYYNKDMFAENGLEVPTTLAELESVMKSFADKGVTPLAEAAAEYPLGQLWYQLALTKADRGWIDDYQLYKGDIDWEGEEVSYATETIKDWTDAGYISKDSTGLKAEDAGTAFINGTYPIFFSGSWWYNRFTTEATGFEWGTFLFPEAEFAPGSAGNMWVVPENAANKDLAAQFIDITMRPEIQAMIGNNGGIPVAADVADITDPKSIELITNFNTLTERDGIGFYPDWPTATFYDELNAGLQELVNDTKSPADVQKQLGEQYQAGVDDIVG; encoded by the coding sequence GTGAAAAAGAACACCAGGCACGCGGCCGCAATCGCCGCATTCGCCGTCAGCGCCATCGTGCTCGCCGGATGTTCCGGCGGCGGTTCCGAATCCGATGACAACACCCTCACCCTCTGGCACTTCGAAAGCGACACGAGCGCCATGGGCATCGCGTGGGAGGAGGCGATCAAGGTATTCGAAGAGGAGACCGGCGCCACCGTCGACTTCGAGGAGAAGAGCTTCGAGCAGATACGCTCGACCGCCAGCCAGGTCCTCAACTCCAACGAGGCGCCGGACATCCTCGAGTACAACAAGGGCAACGCCACGGCGGGCCTGCTCGCCAGCCAGGGCCTGCTCTCCAGCCTCGACGACGCCTACGACGAGTACGGCTGGGCCGACAAGCTCGCGCCCTCTCTGCAGACGACCGCCCGCTACGACGACAAGGGCATCATGGGCGACGGCTCGTTCTACGGTGTGCCGAACTACGGCGAGTTCGTCGAGGTCTACTACAACAAGGACATGTTCGCCGAGAACGGCCTCGAGGTCCCGACGACACTGGCCGAACTCGAGAGCGTGATGAAGTCGTTCGCCGACAAGGGCGTCACGCCCCTCGCCGAGGCGGCCGCCGAATACCCCCTCGGGCAGCTCTGGTACCAGCTCGCGCTGACCAAGGCGGACCGCGGATGGATCGACGACTACCAGCTCTACAAGGGCGACATCGACTGGGAGGGCGAAGAGGTCAGCTACGCCACCGAGACGATCAAGGACTGGACCGACGCCGGCTACATCAGCAAGGACTCCACCGGACTGAAGGCTGAAGACGCCGGAACCGCGTTCATCAACGGCACCTACCCGATCTTCTTCTCGGGCAGCTGGTGGTACAACCGGTTCACGACCGAGGCCACCGGCTTCGAGTGGGGCACCTTCCTCTTCCCCGAGGCCGAGTTCGCGCCCGGATCGGCCGGCAACATGTGGGTCGTTCCGGAGAACGCCGCGAACAAGGACCTCGCCGCGCAGTTCATCGACATCACCATGCGTCCCGAGATCCAGGCCATGATCGGCAACAACGGCGGAATCCCGGTGGCGGCGGATGTCGCGGACATCACCGACCCGAAGAGCATCGAGCTGATCACCAACTTCAACACGCTCACCGAGCGCGACGGCATCGGCTTCTACCCCGACTGGCCCACCGCGACGTTCTACGACGAGCTGAACGCGGGTCTGCAGGAGCTGGTCAACGACACCAAGTCGCCGGCCGACGTGCAGAAGCAGCTGGGCGAGCAGTATCAGGCGGGCGTCGACGACATCGTCGGCTAG
- a CDS encoding molybdenum cofactor biosysynthesis protein — MRSFAVSIELLLAAPHSRYAGRPSDGPLPAAGPETPPSIEIRAGLGVVGDRFYAKPAHRAASVTLMAMESLEHVASSLSLAEIPDAAGPRRNIMLRGFPVDELRGVRFSLDSGHGPLEFQANRPANPCAWMDVVLAPGAFAAMRGRGGMRCEPLTSGTLSLGAATLLTLP, encoded by the coding sequence ATGCGCTCGTTTGCCGTCTCCATCGAGCTGCTGCTGGCCGCGCCGCACTCCCGATATGCCGGACGCCCCTCCGACGGCCCACTCCCCGCCGCCGGCCCCGAAACGCCGCCGTCGATCGAGATCCGCGCCGGTCTCGGGGTGGTCGGCGACCGCTTCTACGCCAAACCCGCGCACCGCGCAGCATCCGTCACCCTCATGGCGATGGAGTCGCTCGAGCACGTCGCGTCCTCGCTTTCTCTCGCCGAGATCCCGGATGCCGCGGGCCCACGCCGGAACATCATGCTGCGCGGCTTTCCGGTCGACGAACTCCGCGGGGTGCGGTTCAGCCTCGATTCGGGCCACGGACCGCTCGAGTTCCAGGCGAACCGGCCCGCCAACCCCTGCGCCTGGATGGACGTGGTGCTGGCGCCCGGCGCCTTCGCGGCGATGCGCGGGCGAGGCGGCATGCGGTGCGAACCGCTGACCTCGGGCACCCTCTCGCTCGGCGCCGCCACCCTGCTCACGCTCCCCTAG
- the pstC gene encoding phosphate ABC transporter permease subunit PstC, with product MTAITERRSLASKPSRSDSIFKTVTFTAGATTVGIMLAVGLFLSLRAGDALSVAGPSFLVEQEWSPETRVFGIGAILFGTFTIAIIAMCVAIPLALGTALLISEVVGGQLRGFLVSLVDLMAAVPSVVYGLWGLFFLQANVIPVSAWISTYFSWIPIFRVSDASGDVLTEASAFTSSAFIAGIVVGLMVVPTQTSIMREAFSQAPVGEREAALALGSTRWGMIRTVVLPFGRGGIIGGTMLGLGRALGETIAVYMIISPIFTINWEVLKTGTNSVSALIALRYGEASEFGLSALMAAGLVLFIITLIVNFTASSIVARSRSGAETS from the coding sequence GTGACCGCGATAACCGAACGGCGTTCCCTCGCCTCGAAGCCGTCAAGATCCGACTCGATCTTCAAGACGGTGACATTCACCGCCGGAGCCACGACCGTGGGCATCATGCTCGCCGTCGGTCTGTTCCTGTCGCTGCGCGCGGGAGACGCCCTGAGCGTCGCCGGACCGTCGTTCCTCGTCGAGCAGGAGTGGTCGCCCGAGACGCGCGTCTTCGGCATCGGTGCGATCCTGTTCGGCACGTTCACCATCGCGATCATCGCGATGTGCGTCGCCATCCCCCTCGCGCTCGGCACCGCGCTGCTCATCTCCGAGGTCGTCGGCGGCCAGCTGCGCGGCTTCCTCGTCTCGCTCGTCGACCTCATGGCCGCCGTCCCTAGCGTCGTCTACGGGCTCTGGGGGCTGTTCTTCCTGCAGGCGAACGTCATCCCCGTCTCCGCCTGGATCTCCACGTACTTCTCCTGGATCCCGATTTTCCGGGTTTCGGATGCCTCGGGCGACGTTCTCACGGAGGCCAGCGCCTTCACCTCCTCGGCCTTCATAGCGGGGATCGTCGTCGGCCTCATGGTGGTTCCCACCCAGACGTCGATCATGCGCGAGGCCTTCTCGCAGGCGCCGGTCGGCGAGCGCGAGGCCGCGTTGGCACTGGGCTCGACCCGCTGGGGCATGATCCGCACGGTCGTGCTGCCGTTCGGCCGCGGCGGCATCATCGGCGGCACGATGCTCGGCCTGGGCCGCGCGCTCGGCGAGACCATCGCGGTCTACATGATCATCTCGCCGATCTTCACGATCAACTGGGAGGTGCTGAAGACCGGCACGAACTCGGTCTCGGCGCTCATCGCCCTGCGCTACGGCGAGGCCAGCGAGTTCGGCCTGTCGGCGCTCATGGCCGCGGGGCTTGTGCTCTTCATCATCACCCTCATCGTCAACTTCACCGCGTCGTCGATCGTGGCGCGTTCGCGCTCGGGAGCAGAGACCAGCTGA
- a CDS encoding ABC-F family ATP-binding cassette domain-containing protein, whose translation MAHLLGAESLHLEYPTRVIFDDVTIGIDEGQRIGVVGRNGDGKSTLMRLLSGRIEPDEGRVTRRGGITLGMLDQADNLPDELTVAEAIVGDRPEYEWAGDARVRDVISGLVGGIPWEARMGELSGGQRRRVGLAALLVGDWDIIFLDEPTNHLDVEGIAWLAEHLKRRWSTNAGGLMVVTHDRWFLDEVCTDTWEVHDRIIEPFEGGYAAYILQRVERDRSAAASESKRQNLMRKELAWLGRGAPARSTKPKFRIDAANELIANEPPPRDKVTLASMAMQRLGKDVVDLENVYVSYTDKTTGDTKEVLKDVTWRIAPGERTGILGVNGAGKSTLLSLVAGSLMPTTGKVKRGKTIKVATLTQQLGELEDIWEDRVSDVLGRQKSSYIAGGKEMTPSQLLERVGFQSAQLSTRVKELSGGQKRRLQLLLIILDEPNVLILDEPTNDLDTDMLAAIEDLLDSYPGTLLVVSHDRYLLERVTDQQYAVLDGGMRHLPRGVDQYLEIRMAQLKADAAPAASKGGEKKVPKLGGAELRNAQKEFSAAERKLAKMNDQIAQLHAKMAVHDQSDYTGLGGITTEIQGLETQIATLETRWLELEDLLN comes from the coding sequence ATGGCCCATCTTCTCGGAGCAGAATCCCTCCACCTAGAATACCCGACCCGCGTCATCTTCGACGACGTAACCATCGGAATCGACGAGGGCCAGCGAATCGGCGTCGTCGGCCGCAACGGTGACGGCAAGTCGACGCTCATGCGCCTGCTCTCCGGACGCATCGAGCCCGACGAGGGCCGCGTCACCCGCCGGGGCGGCATCACCCTCGGCATGCTCGACCAGGCCGACAATCTGCCCGACGAACTGACCGTGGCCGAGGCCATCGTCGGCGACCGTCCCGAATACGAGTGGGCGGGCGACGCCCGCGTGCGCGACGTCATCTCCGGCCTCGTCGGCGGCATCCCCTGGGAGGCCCGCATGGGCGAGCTCTCGGGTGGCCAGCGTCGCCGCGTCGGCCTCGCCGCACTGCTGGTCGGCGACTGGGACATCATCTTCCTCGACGAGCCCACCAACCACCTCGACGTCGAGGGCATCGCCTGGCTCGCCGAGCACCTCAAGCGCCGCTGGTCGACCAACGCGGGCGGGCTCATGGTCGTGACTCACGACCGGTGGTTCCTCGACGAGGTCTGCACCGACACCTGGGAGGTGCACGACCGCATCATCGAGCCCTTCGAGGGCGGTTACGCCGCGTACATCCTGCAGCGCGTCGAGCGCGACCGCAGTGCCGCGGCCTCCGAGTCGAAGCGCCAGAACCTCATGCGCAAGGAGCTCGCCTGGCTCGGCCGCGGTGCCCCCGCCCGCAGCACGAAGCCGAAATTCCGCATCGACGCGGCCAACGAGCTCATCGCCAACGAGCCGCCGCCCCGCGACAAGGTCACCCTCGCGTCGATGGCCATGCAGCGCCTCGGCAAAGACGTGGTCGACCTCGAGAACGTGTACGTCTCGTACACCGACAAGACCACCGGCGACACCAAAGAGGTGCTGAAGGATGTGACGTGGCGCATCGCTCCCGGCGAGCGCACCGGCATCCTCGGCGTCAACGGAGCCGGAAAGTCGACCCTGCTCAGCCTCGTCGCCGGCAGCCTGATGCCCACGACCGGCAAGGTGAAGCGTGGCAAGACCATCAAGGTCGCCACGCTCACCCAGCAGCTCGGCGAACTCGAGGATATCTGGGAGGACCGTGTCAGCGACGTGCTCGGCCGCCAGAAGAGCTCGTACATCGCGGGCGGCAAAGAGATGACGCCGAGCCAGTTGCTCGAGCGCGTCGGCTTCCAGAGCGCCCAGCTCTCCACCCGGGTCAAGGAACTGTCGGGTGGCCAGAAGCGCCGCCTGCAGCTGCTGCTCATCATCCTCGACGAGCCGAACGTGCTCATCCTCGACGAGCCGACCAACGACCTCGACACAGACATGCTCGCCGCGATCGAAGACCTGCTTGACTCCTACCCCGGCACCCTGCTCGTCGTGAGCCACGACCGGTACCTGCTCGAGCGCGTCACCGACCAGCAATACGCCGTTCTCGACGGCGGGATGCGACACCTGCCGCGCGGGGTCGACCAGTACCTCGAGATCCGCATGGCCCAGCTGAAGGCCGACGCGGCTCCCGCCGCGAGCAAGGGCGGAGAGAAGAAGGTTCCGAAGCTGGGTGGTGCCGAGCTGCGCAACGCGCAGAAGGAGTTCTCGGCCGCGGAGCGCAAGCTCGCCAAGATGAACGACCAGATCGCACAGTTGCACGCCAAGATGGCCGTGCACGACCAGAGCGACTACACCGGCCTGGGCGGCATCACGACCGAGATCCAGGGCCTCGAGACGCAGATCGCCACGCTGGAGACCCGCTGGCTCGAGCTGGAAGACCTGCTCAACTGA
- the pstS gene encoding phosphate ABC transporter substrate-binding protein PstS codes for MTTRTRRPVRTLLAFVLVFLMTGGFASAFNAQAAYAATYVPITGTGSTWSQNALDQWRKNVAANYGMTVNYTGSGSSAGRQDFIAGSVDFAISEIPFQTKPEDGSAPEKPSTPFAYMPIVAGGTSFMYNLNIGGKRVTNLRLAGDTVTKIFTGVITNWNDPQIVRDNPDLAMPDRAIVPVVRSDGSGSSAQFSLWMSKQHSALWSAYKCAGASPCGLTSQYPTPKNGKAQSGSLGVAGYVSQNYGEGAITYVEYSYALKSGFPVAQVLNSSGNYVLPTGAAVAVALQKAVINTTESSPDYLTQDLTGVYNSADPVAYPLSSYSYMIVPIATTANFTTQKGASLSTFSNYMLCEGQKQAEVLGYSPLPENLVMAGLEQVKRIPGAPAAASVCAPGSIVAPPTAESGAAAAAAAAAAAAAAAGGAGAADAAVGTTDTALYDSNGALLSGGVSGGAVSSPFTLADTGFGGSQFVMLFAGILVVAAVALPPVLSRRLKRAGGKSPGQ; via the coding sequence GTGACGACGCGAACCCGCCGCCCCGTTCGAACGCTGCTCGCGTTCGTTCTCGTATTCCTCATGACCGGGGGATTCGCCTCGGCCTTCAACGCGCAGGCCGCGTACGCCGCCACCTACGTGCCGATCACCGGTACCGGTTCGACCTGGTCGCAGAACGCTCTCGACCAGTGGCGCAAGAACGTGGCCGCGAACTACGGAATGACGGTCAACTACACCGGCTCGGGCTCGAGCGCCGGCCGCCAGGACTTCATCGCCGGTTCGGTCGACTTCGCCATCAGCGAGATCCCGTTCCAGACCAAGCCGGAAGACGGCTCAGCTCCCGAGAAGCCCTCGACCCCGTTCGCGTACATGCCGATCGTCGCCGGTGGTACGTCGTTTATGTACAACCTCAACATCGGCGGAAAACGCGTCACCAACCTCCGTCTCGCGGGTGACACCGTGACGAAGATCTTCACGGGTGTCATCACCAACTGGAACGACCCGCAGATCGTCAGGGACAACCCCGACCTGGCCATGCCGGACAGGGCGATAGTGCCCGTCGTCCGTTCCGACGGTTCCGGGTCGAGCGCCCAGTTCAGCCTGTGGATGTCGAAGCAGCACTCCGCCCTGTGGTCGGCGTACAAGTGCGCCGGTGCATCTCCTTGCGGACTCACCTCGCAGTACCCGACGCCGAAGAACGGCAAGGCCCAGAGCGGTTCGCTCGGTGTGGCCGGCTACGTCAGCCAGAACTACGGCGAAGGCGCGATCACCTACGTGGAGTACTCCTACGCGCTGAAGTCGGGATTCCCCGTGGCGCAGGTGCTCAACTCCTCGGGCAACTACGTGCTGCCTACGGGAGCGGCCGTGGCTGTCGCCCTGCAGAAGGCCGTAATCAACACGACCGAGTCGTCGCCGGACTACCTCACCCAGGACCTCACGGGCGTCTACAACAGCGCCGACCCGGTGGCGTACCCGCTGTCGAGCTACTCGTACATGATCGTGCCGATCGCCACCACGGCGAACTTCACAACGCAGAAGGGCGCGTCGCTCAGCACGTTCTCCAACTACATGCTCTGCGAGGGCCAGAAGCAGGCCGAGGTGCTCGGCTACTCGCCGCTCCCCGAGAACCTCGTGATGGCCGGACTCGAGCAGGTCAAGCGCATTCCGGGCGCCCCCGCCGCGGCAAGCGTGTGCGCCCCCGGTTCCATCGTGGCGCCGCCGACCGCGGAGAGTGGAGCCGCAGCTGCGGCAGCCGCGGCGGCTGCAGCAGCCGCGGCCGCTGGTGGGGCGGGCGCCGCTGACGCGGCCGTGGGGACCACCGACACGGCTCTGTACGACTCGAACGGGGCACTGCTGTCGGGCGGCGTTTCGGGCGGCGCCGTCTCGTCGCCGTTCACCCTGGCCGACACCGGCTTCGGGGGCAGTCAGTTCGTGATGCTGTTCGCGGGGATCCTCGTCGTTGCCGCGGTAGCACTACCGCCGGTCCTGTCGCGGCGCCTCAAGCGCGCCGGCGGGAAAAGCCCCGGCCAATAG